The following are encoded together in the bacterium genome:
- the murI gene encoding glutamate racemase translates to MDNPVGVFDSGVGGLTVLRELVSALPSERFVYLGDTARVPYGGKSAETVTRYAIEIANHLIRTRDIKLLVVACNTASSLALPVLRKIYKIPVVGMVDPCVRRAAALPEKRTIGVIGTLGTVRSGAYEEALRLSVPSARVRSIPCPLLVSLAEEGWTDNGITRAVIAEYLAPFLEDPPDALILGCTHYPVLKGPIREYLGGGTVLIDSAEEAARVVDILLSEMQVRRDAAPGSVEFLVTDDPERFARVGRGFFGREMRDVGRVAL, encoded by the coding sequence GTGGGAGGGTTGACCGTCCTGCGGGAGCTGGTGTCCGCGCTTCCGTCGGAGAGGTTCGTCTACCTCGGCGACACCGCTCGCGTTCCCTACGGGGGGAAATCCGCCGAAACCGTCACGCGATACGCGATCGAGATCGCGAACCACCTGATCCGGACCCGCGACATCAAGCTCCTCGTGGTGGCGTGCAACACCGCCTCGTCCCTCGCCCTTCCGGTCCTCCGGAAGATCTACAAGATCCCGGTGGTGGGGATGGTCGACCCGTGCGTTCGCCGCGCCGCCGCGCTGCCTGAAAAGCGGACGATCGGCGTCATCGGGACCCTCGGGACGGTTCGTTCGGGGGCGTACGAGGAGGCGCTGCGGCTCTCCGTTCCCTCGGCCCGGGTCCGGTCGATCCCGTGCCCGCTGCTCGTATCGCTCGCCGAGGAGGGGTGGACCGACAACGGAATCACGCGGGCCGTCATCGCGGAATACCTCGCGCCGTTCCTCGAGGATCCCCCCGACGCGCTGATCCTCGGGTGCACGCATTACCCCGTGTTGAAGGGGCCGATCCGGGAATATCTCGGGGGCGGGACCGTCCTCATCGACTCCGCCGAGGAGGCCGCGCGGGTCGTCGACATCCTGCTTTCCGAGATGCAGGTTCGGCGGGACGCGGCACCCGGGTCGGTCGAGTTTCTGGTGACGGACGACCCGGAGCGGTTCGCGCGGGTGGGGAGGGGATTCTTCGGTCGGGAGATGCGCGACGTCGGCCGCGTGGCCCTGTAG